A section of the Deltaproteobacteria bacterium genome encodes:
- the nadB gene encoding L-aspartate oxidase translates to MIQTDFLVLGSGLAGLYYALKVAPHGSVTIITKGKIGEATTARAQGGIAAVLDPKDSFENHIHDTLQAGAGLCHENVVRHVVQNAPVQIKELIRIGVAFTKNPTGHVAQTREGGHSFPRVVYAADATGFEIEKALVKACRDHPNIRIFEHHMGVDLITNRHLPSSQKNKSNQCYGAYVLNTETNEIKTFQSKITLLATGGAGKVYLYTTNPDTASGDGMALAWRASCTLANMEFVQFHPTCLYHPQAKNFLISEALRGEGGVLKLLNGEPFMKKYDPRGELATRDIVARAIDHELKKRGDPHVWLDISHKPAGFIRERFPTIYQTCLKFGIDITKQPIPVVPAAHYFCGGVVTDLQGQTTLSRLYACGEVAHTGLHGANRLASNSLLEAASFAASAASAAASATDAIQKIKEKRLTEEIQPWDSKQATDIDEEVVITQNWEEIRTLMWNYVGIVRSNKRLERADKRIKLLLEEINEYYWNFKLSKNLLELRNLSLVASLIIQSALQRKESRGLHYNTDYPKPDAVWKKDTVLIPEIKN, encoded by the coding sequence ATGATTCAAACTGATTTTTTGGTGTTAGGTAGCGGATTGGCGGGACTCTACTATGCGCTCAAAGTTGCGCCACACGGCTCCGTGACGATCATCACAAAAGGGAAGATTGGCGAAGCCACCACGGCGCGCGCTCAAGGCGGCATTGCCGCCGTTCTCGATCCGAAAGATTCTTTTGAAAATCATATTCATGACACACTTCAGGCAGGAGCCGGGCTCTGTCATGAAAATGTGGTTCGTCATGTGGTGCAAAATGCGCCGGTGCAAATTAAGGAGTTGATTCGCATCGGTGTTGCCTTCACAAAAAATCCGACGGGTCATGTGGCGCAAACGCGGGAAGGGGGACACAGTTTCCCGCGCGTGGTTTACGCCGCCGACGCCACGGGTTTCGAAATTGAAAAAGCATTGGTCAAAGCTTGCAGAGACCATCCCAACATCCGGATTTTTGAACATCACATGGGAGTGGACCTCATCACCAACCGCCATCTCCCCTCTTCCCAAAAAAATAAATCGAATCAGTGTTACGGGGCCTATGTGCTCAACACCGAGACGAATGAAATCAAAACGTTTCAGTCCAAGATCACATTGCTCGCAACTGGTGGCGCTGGAAAAGTTTATCTTTATACCACCAATCCCGACACCGCCTCCGGAGATGGAATGGCTTTGGCTTGGAGAGCCTCTTGCACGTTGGCCAACATGGAATTTGTGCAGTTTCACCCGACCTGTCTTTATCATCCTCAGGCGAAAAATTTTCTGATTTCAGAAGCCCTGCGCGGCGAAGGGGGCGTGTTGAAATTATTGAACGGCGAACCCTTCATGAAAAAATATGATCCGCGCGGAGAACTTGCCACGCGCGACATTGTCGCCCGAGCCATCGATCATGAATTGAAAAAACGCGGTGATCCTCATGTGTGGCTTGATATTTCGCACAAACCTGCCGGTTTTATCCGCGAGAGATTCCCCACAATTTATCAAACCTGTCTTAAGTTTGGCATCGACATCACAAAGCAACCCATTCCGGTTGTGCCGGCGGCCCACTATTTTTGCGGCGGTGTGGTCACCGATCTTCAAGGTCAAACAACTCTCTCACGGCTTTACGCCTGCGGAGAAGTGGCCCACACGGGACTGCACGGCGCGAATCGCCTCGCAAGCAATTCTCTTTTGGAAGCGGCATCGTTTGCCGCCAGCGCGGCTAGCGCCGCCGCATCGGCTACAGATGCAATTCAAAAAATAAAAGAGAAAAGACTCACCGAGGAAATCCAACCGTGGGATTCAAAACAGGCGACCGATATTGATGAAGAAGTGGTGATCACACAAAATTGGGAAGAGATTCGCACACTGATGTGGAATTATGTGGGCATCGTCCGCTCCAACAAGCGTCTGGAAAGGGCCGACAAACGGATCAAACTTTTGTTGGAGGAGATCAACGAATATTATTGGAATTTCAAGTTGAGCAAAAATCTTCTGGAGCTCCGCAATTTAAGTTTGGTAGCCAGCCTGATTATTCAATCCGCCCTGCAAAGAAAAGAAAGCCGCGGCCTTCATTATAATACCGACTACCCCAAACCAGATGCGGTTTGGAAGAAAGATACGGTGTTGATTCCTGAAATAAAAAATTAA
- a CDS encoding TonB family protein: MPLEPFDQEETIYKKIRPYIVVSLLVHLLLLLLFEKIPESVTLPTPGKEAPIWVDLKQQKYQIADIDKPAEEKRPDKSQFLGMYDSAVPEEQVAAKQGRDRTMDHGQRTMEQKSKIKNQKSKTKNEEQRTKNEKPRTKNQEPRTKTQEPPLKDLYKFDKESFTTPAPQKSAPKTMASGSPSSALPDDFYPDYKKGSRTYLNVLRYPDIQYFVLLKRVFKTTFDPIGALRAAFTNNQITRGSVETVLGVTLDAKGNLAELFVFKSSGISEYDQETLRTIRASAPFSTPPQKLLDAEGVIRMSWTFTVYL; the protein is encoded by the coding sequence ATGCCACTGGAACCCTTTGACCAAGAAGAAACGATTTATAAAAAGATTCGGCCCTATATTGTCGTTTCTCTGCTGGTCCATCTTTTGCTCCTTCTTTTATTTGAGAAAATTCCCGAGTCTGTGACTCTTCCCACTCCGGGAAAAGAAGCCCCGATTTGGGTCGATTTAAAACAGCAGAAATACCAAATTGCGGATATCGACAAACCGGCGGAGGAAAAACGTCCCGACAAAAGTCAATTTTTGGGAATGTATGACAGCGCTGTTCCCGAAGAACAAGTCGCGGCAAAGCAGGGGAGGGACAGGACAATGGACCATGGACAACGGACCATGGAACAAAAATCAAAAATCAAAAATCAAAAATCAAAAACGAAGAACGAAGAACAAAGAACAAAGAACGAAAAACCAAGAACCAAGAACCAAGAACCAAGAACAAAGACCCAAGAACCGCCTCTGAAAGATTTATACAAATTTGACAAAGAATCTTTTACAACTCCCGCACCGCAAAAGAGCGCGCCCAAAACAATGGCGAGTGGAAGTCCGTCGTCTGCTTTGCCCGATGATTTCTATCCCGATTACAAAAAAGGAAGTCGCACTTATCTGAATGTGCTTCGCTATCCCGACATCCAATATTTCGTGTTGTTGAAACGGGTTTTCAAAACGACCTTTGATCCGATCGGCGCTTTGCGCGCGGCCTTTACCAATAATCAAATTACACGCGGTTCCGTCGAAACGGTTTTGGGTGTGACGCTCGATGCGAAAGGAAATTTGGCAGAACTTTTCGTTTTCAAAAGCTCAGGCATCAGTGAATACGACCAAGAAACCCTGCGCACCATCCGCGCCTCCGCTCCCTTCTCAACTCCCCCCCAAAAACTTCTAGACGCCGAAGGCGTCATCCGCATGAGCTGGACCTTTACGGTGTATCTGTAG
- a CDS encoding nucleotidyltransferase domain-containing protein, whose amino-acid sequence MKSVVRRKIVGLFALNNNHSFYPRQVALAIDESPHAVGLELRFLCKGGLLKSAPEGGRTYYQWNEAYPFAEALQRIVAKMRERGAKEFVLLPDIAQRKRLEENLKRVLEDLKKFYDPDKVILFGSVASGAIGPHSDIDLVIIKKTTLPYFKRVRQLTELLRYDVDIDFFVYTPDEFDEVSKQKRFFRQEILKKGKIIYEKAA is encoded by the coding sequence GTGAAATCTGTTGTTCGCCGTAAAATTGTTGGGCTGTTTGCTCTAAACAATAATCATTCATTCTATCCCCGTCAGGTTGCGTTGGCGATTGATGAATCGCCCCATGCCGTTGGTTTAGAGCTTCGGTTTCTTTGCAAAGGCGGGCTTTTGAAAAGTGCGCCGGAAGGGGGGCGCACCTATTACCAGTGGAATGAAGCTTATCCTTTTGCGGAGGCGTTGCAGAGGATTGTCGCGAAAATGCGTGAAAGGGGTGCCAAGGAATTCGTTTTGCTACCGGATATTGCCCAGCGCAAAAGGCTCGAAGAAAATCTGAAAAGGGTTTTGGAAGATCTCAAGAAATTTTATGATCCCGACAAAGTCATTTTATTTGGGTCCGTCGCAAGCGGGGCCATCGGTCCCCACTCGGATATTGACCTTGTCATCATCAAGAAAACAACACTGCCTTATTTCAAAAGAGTACGGCAGTTGACGGAACTACTGCGCTACGATGTTGACATTGATTTTTTTGTCTATACCCCGGATGAGTTTGACGAGGTGTCAAAACAAAAGCGGTTTTTCCGGCAGGAAATTCTGAAAAAGGGAAAAATAATTTATGAAAAAGCCGCATGA
- the recO gene encoding DNA repair protein RecO, translating into MTKQDKAIILKNHKYGESDLIVSLFTPQRGKWKGFAKGARRSKKRFGAGLEMGSHIQIAYEEKPNRDLALLKEASFITFNPKWRSSWEAIAVASYALELVYKLSPEHQESSKKFLLLEDFLSRLEVASAVELLFSFQKEWLHLSGWGSELDCCALCGRVWENRENSSQLQDVFDHYWQHLLDKPLSSRKLLAEAVLL; encoded by the coding sequence GTGACCAAGCAAGACAAAGCCATTATTTTAAAAAATCATAAATACGGGGAATCGGATCTGATTGTCTCTCTATTCACACCGCAAAGAGGCAAATGGAAAGGATTTGCAAAGGGGGCGAGGCGTTCCAAAAAACGGTTCGGTGCTGGTTTGGAAATGGGATCTCACATCCAGATTGCCTACGAAGAAAAACCAAACAGGGATTTGGCTCTCTTGAAGGAAGCTTCCTTTATTACTTTCAACCCGAAATGGCGCTCATCGTGGGAAGCGATTGCGGTGGCTAGTTATGCGTTGGAGCTTGTTTATAAACTTTCTCCGGAACATCAGGAATCGTCAAAAAAATTTCTTCTGCTTGAAGATTTTCTTTCCCGTTTGGAGGTGGCTTCCGCCGTGGAGCTTCTCTTTTCCTTTCAAAAAGAATGGCTTCATCTTTCGGGGTGGGGGAGCGAGTTGGATTGTTGCGCGCTGTGCGGTCGCGTTTGGGAAAACAGGGAGAACTCCTCCCAACTTCAGGACGTTTTCGACCATTACTGGCAACATCTGTTGGATAAACCCCTTTCCTCAAGAAAGTTGCTAGCAGAGGCCGTTTTGTTGTAG
- a CDS encoding SurA N-terminal domain-containing protein: MRKHAGWGLKVVLSIIIVTFVFFFGFNKVNEQNLDSVALVVGAQSVPLSQFRFFYENQYEKLQEQFKGGEIPDFLTKSIKQSVQQQLVTSSLIEQFSTQLGFKVTDRELANFISSEKDFDPVSYKNYINNFYYRYGFAYENMVRNDLLVKKFQEWAQNTEKISEPPLQPTWTFETITITDAGKKEIAESVQETWFKGNEATPLLKKEKLKTEKVGPLGLKDRKKIFGGALTVEEYATLLSLKKPKSGIAKPFVKENKWMAVRLVEQKNPETKSPQNNGPSYLPQLRLVDYWFRDFADKTPVQSLVKSEGL; the protein is encoded by the coding sequence ATGCGAAAACATGCAGGGTGGGGATTGAAAGTGGTTTTGAGCATTATCATTGTCACGTTTGTTTTCTTTTTTGGTTTCAATAAAGTCAACGAACAAAACCTCGACTCGGTGGCTCTTGTTGTGGGTGCTCAAAGCGTTCCACTTTCCCAATTTCGTTTTTTTTATGAAAACCAATACGAAAAATTACAGGAACAATTCAAAGGGGGAGAAATCCCTGACTTTCTTACAAAAAGCATCAAACAGTCAGTCCAGCAACAACTCGTTACCTCCAGCCTTATCGAACAATTTTCTACCCAACTTGGATTTAAAGTAACCGACCGTGAGTTGGCCAATTTTATTTCCTCTGAAAAAGATTTTGATCCGGTCAGTTATAAAAACTACATCAACAATTTTTATTACCGATACGGTTTTGCCTACGAAAACATGGTCCGCAACGATCTGCTTGTCAAAAAATTCCAAGAGTGGGCTCAAAACACAGAAAAAATTTCTGAGCCGCCTCTTCAACCAACATGGACTTTTGAAACCATCACCATCACAGACGCGGGGAAAAAAGAAATTGCCGAATCCGTTCAGGAAACGTGGTTTAAGGGAAATGAAGCCACCCCTCTTCTGAAAAAAGAAAAATTAAAAACAGAAAAAGTTGGCCCACTCGGATTAAAAGACCGGAAGAAAATTTTCGGGGGCGCGTTAACGGTGGAGGAGTATGCCACCCTCCTTTCCCTTAAAAAACCAAAGTCGGGAATTGCAAAACCCTTTGTTAAGGAAAACAAATGGATGGCGGTGCGCCTCGTCGAGCAGAAAAATCCGGAAACCAAATCACCACAAAATAACGGCCCATCCTATTTGCCCCAATTACGTCTTGTTGATTACTGGTTCCGTGATTTTGCAGATAAAACTCCCGTTCAATCTTTGGTTAAATCTGAAGGCCTGTGA
- a CDS encoding DHH family phosphoesterase, with the protein MDHRPKNKKGSKSLVHSPWSVVHGPLSTVLSAIKTGRRFLVVSHYHPDGDALGSTLALGLSLKKLEKKVVMYNRDRVPYNLKYLPASSSITQTLPNISFDYTFIVDCAQPKRVSDDFAKALEAKRLGKLLCLDHHLLDYKVGDVDWIDPKAASTGCVIWKLLKTLKLHKNKDIANLVYCTLTVDTGSFRYSNTTADVFKMAGELLRYGADPWLAARNLEESNPSERYVLLGLALRSLFVGMNGEYASMDVTQSMLKESGAGDDLSEDFANYPRSIKGVEVSALFREMEDLRIKVSLRSKLRVDVSKVAKSFGGGGHVHAAGCILRCDLTSAKKQIETEVRKKLKNKKF; encoded by the coding sequence ATGGACCATAGACCAAAAAACAAAAAAGGTAGTAAGTCCCTTGTCCATAGTCCATGGTCCGTGGTCCATGGTCCGCTTTCCACGGTCCTTTCCGCCATCAAGACCGGCCGCCGGTTTCTTGTTGTCAGTCATTATCATCCCGACGGGGATGCGCTTGGTTCCACTTTGGCTCTGGGACTTTCCTTAAAAAAATTAGAGAAAAAAGTGGTGATGTATAACCGGGACAGGGTTCCCTATAACCTGAAATATCTGCCCGCGAGTTCCTCCATCACACAAACGCTTCCCAATATCTCTTTTGATTACACATTCATTGTTGATTGCGCCCAGCCCAAACGCGTGAGTGACGACTTTGCGAAAGCGCTCGAAGCAAAGCGTTTGGGAAAATTATTGTGTCTCGACCATCATCTGCTCGATTACAAAGTTGGAGATGTTGACTGGATCGATCCGAAAGCGGCGTCAACCGGTTGTGTAATCTGGAAACTTTTGAAAACGCTGAAGCTTCATAAAAATAAAGATATCGCCAATCTGGTTTATTGCACTCTCACCGTGGACACCGGTTCTTTTCGCTATTCCAATACAACGGCCGATGTTTTTAAGATGGCAGGCGAGTTGCTCCGTTACGGTGCAGACCCGTGGCTCGCGGCGCGAAATCTTGAAGAATCAAACCCGTCGGAGCGCTATGTTTTGCTGGGGCTGGCCCTCCGGTCACTTTTTGTCGGCATGAACGGAGAATATGCGTCGATGGATGTAACGCAGTCGATGCTCAAAGAATCAGGCGCCGGAGACGATCTCTCGGAAGATTTTGCGAATTACCCGCGCTCCATTAAAGGCGTGGAAGTCTCCGCTCTTTTTCGGGAGATGGAAGATTTGCGCATCAAGGTGAGTCTTCGTTCCAAACTCAGAGTCGATGTCTCCAAAGTCGCCAAAAGTTTCGGTGGTGGCGGACACGTACATGCTGCAGGGTGTATTCTCCGCTGTGATTTAACCAGCGCCAAGAAGCAGATTGAGACAGAGGTGCGTAAAAAACTAAAAAATAAAAAATTTTGA
- the truB gene encoding tRNA pseudouridine(55) synthase TruB, with the protein MNGILVVDKPSGPTSHDICQYFKHQLGVKKVGHAGTLDPLASGVLILLIDGATKLQSVFMGKEKEYEFTIRLGVATDTYDSEGKVVQESPMPSDAVEQIQSMLQEFRGEILQTPPAYSALKKNGKPFYKLAREGKEVKPEPRKITVYALEIIHHVLPFVTLRARCSSGTYVRSIAHDIGQKLACGAHVTALRRLRSEPFGVEDAIKIEW; encoded by the coding sequence ATGAACGGCATTCTTGTTGTCGACAAACCCTCTGGGCCCACTTCTCACGATATTTGCCAATATTTCAAACACCAACTTGGAGTGAAAAAAGTGGGACACGCGGGAACGCTTGATCCTCTGGCCAGCGGTGTTTTGATTTTATTGATTGACGGCGCCACCAAACTTCAAAGTGTTTTCATGGGAAAAGAAAAAGAATACGAATTTACAATTCGTCTAGGTGTTGCGACCGACACGTATGATTCTGAAGGGAAGGTCGTTCAGGAATCCCCGATGCCAAGCGATGCAGTGGAACAAATTCAAAGCATGTTGCAGGAATTTCGCGGCGAAATTTTGCAAACGCCTCCGGCATATTCGGCCCTCAAAAAAAATGGAAAACCTTTTTACAAACTGGCCAGAGAAGGAAAAGAAGTGAAACCGGAACCTCGCAAAATAACAGTTTATGCTCTGGAAATAATTCATCATGTTCTGCCCTTTGTGACATTAAGGGCGCGTTGTTCTTCGGGAACCTACGTCCGCTCCATCGCACACGACATCGGACAAAAACTCGCCTGCGGTGCCCACGTCACCGCCTTGCGACGTTTACGCTCCGAACCGTTTGGGGTAGAGGATGCAATCAAGATTGAATGGTGA
- a CDS encoding helix-turn-helix domain-containing protein yields the protein MESIGSYLKRQREMRKIGLEEISQATKISMKCLMAIEADDFNSLPGFVFAKGFIRSYAKAIGLDDEEAILHFEDYLETVLDSPHRKKERFRWLHTGGLQLKPWAFFILLLVIVVVIAYLSS from the coding sequence ATGGAAAGTATAGGGTCTTATCTAAAACGTCAGCGGGAGATGCGCAAAATTGGTCTTGAGGAAATTTCTCAAGCCACCAAAATCAGCATGAAGTGCCTTATGGCAATTGAAGCCGACGATTTTAATTCGCTTCCGGGATTTGTTTTCGCCAAAGGGTTCATCCGTTCCTACGCAAAAGCGATTGGGCTTGATGATGAAGAGGCCATTTTGCATTTTGAGGATTATCTTGAAACCGTTTTGGACAGTCCCCACCGAAAAAAAGAACGCTTTCGCTGGTTGCACACGGGTGGTCTTCAATTAAAACCGTGGGCCTTTTTTATACTGTTATTGGTGATCGTTGTTGTAATAGCCTATCTGTCATCGTGA
- the mtnP gene encoding S-methyl-5'-thioadenosine phosphorylase: MSEVRIGVIGGSGLYEMDGLKKLEEKWIDTPFGKPSDAVIIGELEGQNVAFLPRHGRGHLFNPSEINFRANIYAMKVLGVQNILSVSAVGSMKEKIAPGDIVLVDQFIDRTRDRPSTFFEKGIVAHVSFADPVCPSLFNLVYESSKGIKAKIHKGGTYICIEGPMFSSRAESKLYRSWDVDVIGMTNLQEAKLAREAEICYTTLALSTDYDCWHESEEAVDASMVLETMNKNVVTAKKIIRETVKNMVQKKKCGCGDVLKYAIISDPRKIGPEVKKRLAPIIEKYI; the protein is encoded by the coding sequence ATGTCAGAGGTCAGGATCGGTGTCATCGGCGGAAGCGGGCTTTACGAGATGGACGGTTTGAAAAAACTGGAAGAAAAATGGATTGATACTCCTTTTGGAAAACCTTCCGACGCCGTTATTATTGGGGAACTCGAAGGACAAAATGTTGCTTTTTTACCTCGCCACGGTCGCGGTCATCTTTTTAATCCTTCCGAAATCAATTTCCGCGCCAACATTTACGCCATGAAAGTTTTAGGCGTGCAAAATATTCTTTCCGTGAGCGCGGTCGGTTCGATGAAAGAAAAAATTGCGCCGGGGGATATTGTTTTGGTCGACCAATTTATTGACAGAACGCGCGACCGTCCTTCCACTTTTTTTGAAAAGGGAATTGTAGCGCATGTCAGTTTTGCCGATCCGGTTTGCCCGTCTCTTTTCAATCTCGTTTATGAGTCGTCAAAGGGAATCAAAGCCAAGATCCACAAAGGCGGAACCTATATTTGCATTGAAGGGCCGATGTTCAGTTCCCGTGCTGAATCCAAACTCTACCGCTCTTGGGATGTGGATGTGATTGGCATGACCAATTTGCAAGAAGCAAAGTTGGCCAGAGAGGCTGAAATTTGTTATACCACTTTGGCGCTGTCGACCGATTATGACTGCTGGCATGAATCAGAAGAAGCGGTGGATGCCTCGATGGTTTTGGAGACCATGAACAAAAATGTGGTGACGGCCAAAAAAATAATTCGTGAAACGGTGAAAAATATGGTTCAGAAGAAAAAATGCGGCTGTGGCGATGTGCTGAAATACGCCATTATCAGTGATCCCAGAAAGATCGGGCCCGAGGTGAAAAAACGCCTCGCTCCGATCATCGAAAAATATATCTAA
- a CDS encoding HD domain-containing protein, with product MTKSSLKFLEPLWQAGGEIYEVGGTVRGALLKIPHKDRDLLVRKISMETLKNLLTPYGKVAFVGKSFGVLKFTPHAESEIVYDIALPRKEISTGVGHRDFEVAFDPNLSIEEDLGRRDFTINAMALNIKTEQIIDPFNGRKDLENKTLRIVFDMAFEEDPLRLIRAVQFAARLGLTIEPKTWKAMKTSVPLIATVSAERIVEEIKKLFSAPVPSVGFEIMREVGLLRYLFPEVDALVGIEQDKRPGDDVYKHTMRVLDATRADEYLENPGDLELMFSALFHDVGKTPTRKYDDAKDRIVFYGHQLVSRRIVHKWMQRMKVTTLGINPKNVETLVLHHMFETKSYFTDKAIRRFVHKIGEPLIYKLLDLRLADNRGGKHPRSVKGVANMRQRVRTELAKKPPFGPGDLAITGHDLIAGGIPPGPGMGKILKQLVERVLDDPTLNTKEQLQALAKEIMHNLEEKK from the coding sequence GTGACAAAATCGTCTTTAAAATTTTTGGAACCCCTCTGGCAAGCGGGAGGGGAAATTTATGAAGTGGGCGGAACCGTTCGGGGTGCGCTTCTTAAAATTCCTCACAAGGACAGAGATCTGCTCGTTCGAAAAATTTCGATGGAGACGTTGAAGAATCTTCTAACTCCTTACGGCAAAGTTGCTTTTGTGGGAAAATCTTTTGGAGTCCTGAAATTCACACCCCATGCGGAATCAGAAATCGTTTACGATATCGCCCTTCCACGAAAAGAAATTTCAACCGGAGTGGGACACCGCGACTTTGAAGTTGCCTTTGATCCAAATCTTTCCATTGAAGAAGATTTGGGAAGACGTGATTTTACGATTAACGCCATGGCTCTCAACATAAAAACTGAACAGATTATTGACCCTTTCAACGGACGAAAAGATTTGGAAAACAAAACGCTCCGCATTGTTTTTGACATGGCCTTCGAGGAAGATCCGTTGCGGCTGATTCGCGCCGTTCAGTTTGCCGCCCGATTGGGTCTGACAATCGAACCCAAAACATGGAAGGCCATGAAAACCAGTGTCCCTTTGATCGCCACCGTTTCCGCCGAACGAATTGTCGAAGAGATTAAAAAACTTTTTTCTGCCCCTGTCCCTTCTGTTGGTTTTGAAATCATGCGGGAGGTGGGATTACTACGATATCTCTTTCCGGAAGTAGACGCACTGGTTGGAATTGAGCAGGACAAACGCCCGGGAGATGATGTTTACAAACACACAATGCGTGTTTTGGATGCCACTAGAGCAGATGAATATCTGGAAAATCCCGGAGATTTGGAACTCATGTTTTCAGCCCTTTTCCACGATGTGGGAAAAACGCCGACCAGAAAATATGATGATGCAAAAGACCGCATTGTTTTCTACGGACATCAACTTGTTTCGCGGCGTATTGTTCACAAATGGATGCAGAGGATGAAAGTAACCACGCTTGGAATCAATCCAAAAAATGTGGAGACCCTTGTTCTGCATCACATGTTTGAAACAAAATCGTATTTCACCGATAAGGCGATCCGCCGTTTTGTCCACAAAATCGGTGAACCTCTAATTTATAAATTACTCGATTTGCGACTCGCCGATAACCGCGGAGGCAAACATCCTCGCTCTGTCAAAGGGGTTGCGAATATGCGCCAGCGCGTGCGCACGGAGTTGGCAAAAAAACCGCCGTTTGGTCCCGGCGATCTCGCAATCACGGGACATGATTTGATTGCAGGCGGCATTCCTCCCGGACCCGGAATGGGAAAAATTCTCAAACAATTGGTTGAACGGGTGCTCGATGATCCAACCTTAAACACAAAAGAACAATTGCAGGCGCTGGCAAAAGAAATTATGCATAACTTGGAGGAGAAAAAATGA
- a CDS encoding HEPN domain-containing protein encodes MKKPHENWFYFANQDLAFAKGGLRDGFFAHVCFLSQQAVEKSMKGYLVFQGKDYPKTHGLMTLLRLMDVDWLEEHRVSLKRLSEFYVPLRYPDAIAGSLPEGLPDKEDAGDAFEWATAIVETIEAHLV; translated from the coding sequence ATGAAAAAGCCGCATGAAAACTGGTTTTATTTTGCAAATCAGGATTTGGCTTTTGCAAAAGGCGGCCTGCGGGATGGTTTTTTTGCCCACGTTTGTTTCCTGTCGCAACAGGCGGTCGAAAAATCAATGAAAGGTTATCTTGTTTTTCAGGGAAAGGATTATCCCAAAACGCATGGCCTGATGACATTGCTTCGGCTGATGGATGTGGACTGGCTGGAGGAGCATCGTGTTTCCTTGAAAAGACTCTCCGAATTTTACGTTCCCCTGCGATACCCCGATGCCATTGCGGGTTCATTGCCTGAAGGTCTTCCTGACAAAGAAGATGCCGGAGATGCTTTTGAATGGGCCACCGCAATTGTTGAGACGATAGAAGCTCATCTCGTTTAA
- the pgsA gene encoding CDP-diacylglycerol--glycerol-3-phosphate 3-phosphatidyltransferase — translation MRLTLSQRFFNLPNYITMGRFVAVPILMVIMIFMDDHNPAKILLNVKLSNAAAIIFILAMVSDMVDGYYARKYKLISTFGQFFDPLADKLLFLVAMIFMVQLGRIPAWIVCIFLSREVIVTALRGVAIDEGVMIAASHWGKYKSALVSTATVGLLIHYPLFGINFRMIAWVFIWPALALSLGSGVEYTVGFVRALKKLKQ, via the coding sequence ATGCGACTTACTTTAAGCCAGCGATTTTTTAATCTTCCCAATTACATCACGATGGGGCGTTTTGTCGCCGTCCCCATATTAATGGTGATCATGATATTTATGGATGATCACAACCCCGCAAAAATTCTCCTGAACGTAAAACTGAGTAATGCCGCCGCTATTATTTTTATCCTCGCGATGGTTTCCGATATGGTCGACGGATATTACGCCAGAAAATACAAACTCATCTCCACTTTCGGTCAATTTTTTGATCCCTTGGCCGACAAACTTCTTTTTTTGGTGGCGATGATTTTTATGGTGCAGTTGGGGCGCATCCCCGCGTGGATCGTTTGCATTTTTTTGTCGCGCGAAGTGATCGTAACCGCCCTGCGGGGTGTGGCAATTGATGAAGGCGTGATGATTGCCGCCAGTCATTGGGGCAAATACAAATCAGCCCTCGTCAGCACTGCCACCGTGGGACTGCTGATTCACTACCCACTCTTTGGAATTAATTTCAGAATGATTGCATGGGTGTTCATCTGGCCAGCACTCGCTTTGTCGCTCGGCTCCGGCGTAGAATACACCGTGGGCTTTGTGCGTGCATTGAAGAAACTAAAACAGTGA